Proteins encoded in a region of the Zea mays cultivar B73 chromosome 2, Zm-B73-REFERENCE-NAM-5.0, whole genome shotgun sequence genome:
- the LOC118476306 gene encoding uncharacterized protein, translating into MARELRRREQGASWPGTRERGAQAPGHAARREMGTCTEHGARRREERATAGRNSGRERSCWAEGAMEGPWRGRIWSNARQRSSSTECELGGRSWRGGREADEQEAKRQRRWLGKKAQSGGRFFNHTQRPDG; encoded by the exons ATGGCAAGGGAGCTCCGGCGCAGGGAGCAGGGCGCGAGCTGGCCAGGGACTCGGGAGAGGGGCGCACAGGCACCTGGGCACGCGGCACGGAGGGAGATGGGCACGTGCACAGAGCACGGCGCGCGACgcagggaggagcgcgcgacagcGGGGAGAAACTCCGGGAGAGAGAGAAGCTGCTGGGCAGAGGGAGCTATGGAAGGGCCGTGGCGCGGAAGAATCTGGAGCAACGCGCGGCAGAGATCGAGCTCCACTGAGTGCGAGCTCGGAGGGAGGTCCTGGCGCGGAGGAAGAGAAGCCGACGAGCAGGAAGCCAAGCGCCAGAGGAGATGGCTAGGGAAGAAG GCCCAGAGCGGCGGCAGATTTTTCAACCACACACAGCGGCCGGATGGATAG